In the Pseudanabaena sp. PCC 7367 genome, one interval contains:
- a CDS encoding Uma2 family endonuclease has product MIAHPQSLSPQAYLAWEEEQSLKYEYINGQVVAMTGGTLAHNSIALNLAAALKNHLRGKNCKVFMADAKVGITATNSFLYPDVVVTCDRRDQTARKIINYPCLIVEVLSPGTEALDRGQKFRNYRQIETLQEYVLIDAEQINIERYCLNENGKWELTTYPVGQFELASDRQKDLLPNQKIEFSSVSFNCAIALLYEDVVFADESL; this is encoded by the coding sequence ATGATCGCCCACCCTCAATCCTTATCCCCACAAGCTTATCTGGCCTGGGAAGAGGAGCAATCACTCAAATATGAATATATTAACGGGCAGGTAGTAGCGATGACCGGGGGCACCCTGGCGCATAATTCGATCGCTCTTAATCTGGCCGCCGCCCTCAAAAATCATTTGCGGGGTAAAAATTGCAAAGTGTTTATGGCTGATGCAAAGGTTGGCATCACTGCCACTAATTCTTTCCTCTATCCCGATGTCGTAGTCACCTGCGATCGCCGTGACCAAACTGCTCGCAAAATTATCAATTATCCCTGCCTAATTGTTGAAGTTCTGTCCCCAGGCACTGAGGCACTTGATCGTGGTCAAAAATTCCGCAACTATCGCCAGATCGAAACATTGCAGGAGTACGTTCTGATTGATGCAGAGCAAATTAACATTGAGCGATATTGCCTCAACGAAAATGGGAAATGGGAGCTTACCACCTATCCTGTTGGTCAGTTTGAGTTAGCAAGCGATCGCCAGAAAGACTTATTACCGAATCAGAAAATTGAATTTAGCAGTGTTAGTTTTAATTGTGCGATCGCTTTACTCTATGAAGATGTTGTTTTCGCTGATGAAAGCCTTTAA